A stretch of the Neodiprion lecontei isolate iyNeoLeco1 chromosome 4, iyNeoLeco1.1, whole genome shotgun sequence genome encodes the following:
- the LOC107225048 gene encoding aminopeptidase Ey has product MTPEESGLDNTSSRTSVNLSSIVTTESSSHKVATNETSAPTSITPPDVITTSNDAYFEKDKAKLPAPSSELPVVIQKISPPLITTRPIVSSSTPEPPSLSSPKRSTEIRIANDEMDAVDGFYVIYPNSPILRGVYSVEITYEAKVDGQAVFNNTYDLEDQKRWILATKLKPFDTGTLFPGFEDPVDKARFSLSIARPTTFHTLTNMPLISSSAISNELAMDHFQTTPPLSSHSLAFAITDLQPIVEPNLHNLEIPLTLWIRSREVGQTRFVFETMGRVVQSLRHFFSVPYPLPKLDIAALPGLDGDGTSSPGLIFIRESMLSLDRESSAIAKEFEVQNLIRLIGEQWFGGLVSTQTRMEAWFLEGSLFYLQYLLADKTDPSLDSFNSIGILQHSVFEADAYDVSRSMRSKLKFTALKNTYEKGACLIRMLNYVISDSGFRNGYKTFLTRWANANADVSDFLVSMSKEAQWLPDGVSLAQVFASWIDQGGFPVVTVTRNYESASATVRQEQFAFDNETITNRKLWHVPVTYIVDGENWSSPSRTWMSQEEATLIGLGNHGEKKWLLLNVNQTGYYRVNYDLDNWSLLASALDSKFDKFPVTTRTSLVDDALSLAWAGRLAYPAALNLIQFLHKRETHHSPWTVAFQNMEKLNYLLQNTAAYPSFQKFMVKFVSPLFKNVTASSAETQLKLIAIKWACLVDNPECQSYMKKLSNVPNYLKKTHQCTLARFGGKLEWDFLLSKISVASNRETKLKLLSALPCFQVEWILQLLLSDIMTEGKIDEHETLELLRSFRQNPMASRSAFKFLRRYWNEIFQRFSKSYPILKAFVQASASGIMDEQDIKDFQIFKEKHFDSLKFLGHTIGVAEAEARSRNLWLKENLIAVQRWLDDYIRPTI; this is encoded by the exons ATGACGCCGGAAG AATCAGGCTTGGACAACACTTCCTCTCGGACTTCAGTGAATCTATCCAGTATTGTTACGACCGAATCATCCAGTCATAAAGTTGCCACCAATGAAACTTCAGCCCCTACCTCGATTACACCTCCAGATGTAATCACCACGAGCAACGACgcttattttgaaaaagacaAGGCTAAATTACCGGCTCCAAGTTCAGAACTGCCCGTAgtcattcaaaaaatttcaccacctTTGATCACCACTCGTCCGATTGTTTCGAGCTCGACGCCCGAGCCTCCCTCACTCTCTTCTCCGAAGAGGAGCACCGAGATTCGAATCGCTAATGACGAGATGGACGCCGTCGATGGTTTCTACGTAATTTATCCGAATTCCCCTATCCTAAGAGGGGTCTATTCCGTTGAAATAACGTACGAAGCCAAGGTCGACGGCCAGGCTGTTTTCAATAACACTTACGACCTTGAGGACCAGAAGAG ATGGATACTGGCGACCAAGTTGAAACCGTTTGACACTGGTACGCTCTTTCCTGGATTCGAAGACCCGGTAGACAAGGCTAGATTTTCCCTGTCAATAGCGAGGCCTACGACTTTTCACACTCTGACCAATATGCCTCTGATATCATCAAGCGCCAT TTCCAACGAGTTGGCGATGGACCATTTTCAAACGACACCTCCACTCTCTTCGCATAGCCTGGCATTCGCTATCACCGATTTGCAACCGATAGTGGAACCGAATCTTCACAACTTAGAAATACCTCTAACTTTGTGGATCCGAAGCAGAGAAGTTGGTCAGACTCGTTTCGTCTTCGAGACGATGGGGAGAGTCGTGCAAAGCCTGAGGCATTTCTTCTCAGTCCCGTATCCACTACCTAAATTGGACATTGCTGCTCTACCTGGACTTGATGGTGACGGCACAAGCAGCCCCGGGCTAATTTTCATCAG GGAATCGATGCTGTCATTGGACCGAGAATCTTCTGCAATTGCTAAGGAGTTTGAGGTTCAGAACCTAATTAGATTGATCGGCGAACAATGGTTTGGAGGGTTGGTCAGCACCCAGACTCGGATGGAAGCTTGGTTCCTCGAGGGCTCATTATTCTACTTACAATACTTACTGGCTGATAAG ACAGATCCGAGCCTCGATTCCTTCAATTCAATCGGCATCCTTCAGCACAGCGTGTTTGAGGCTGATGCCTACGACGTGTCGAGGTCTATGAGGTCCAAGCTCAAGTTTACAGCTTTGAAAAACACTTACGAAAAGG GTGCATGTCTGATTCGCATGTTGAATTACGTGATATCTGACTCGGGATTTAGGAACGGCTACAAAACGTTCCTGACTAGGTG GGCGAACGCGAATGCCGATGTCTCCGATTTCCTTGTCTCTATGTCGAAAGAAGCTCAATGGCTTCCGGACGGCGTATCCTTAGCACAGGTTTTTGCGTCCTGGATTGACCAGGGTGGTTTTCCGGTCGTCACTGTCACCAGGAATTACGAAAGTGCTTCTGCAACCGTGCGGCAA GAGCAATTTGCTTTCGATAACGAAACAATAACAAATCGCAAGTTGTGGCACGTTCCTGTTACTTACATCGTCGATGGAGAGAACTGGTCGTCGCCGTCAAGAACGTGGATGAGCCAGGAAGAGGCAACTTTGATCGGGCTCGGGAATCACGGTGAAAAAAAGTGGCTTTTACTGAACGTTAATCAAACCG GCTACTATCGGGTTAATTACGACTTGGATAATTGGAGCCTGTTGGCGTCGGCCCTCGactcgaaattcgataaatttcCGGTAACAACGAGAACTTCGTTAGTCGACGATGCTCTTAGCTTGGCTTGGGCCGGCCGCTTGGCGTATCCTGCAGCTTTGAACTTAATTCAGTTCCTTCACAAGCGGGAGACACACCACTCACCATGGACGGTCGCTTTTCAGAATATGGAAAAGCTCAACTACCTTTTACAGAATACTGCTGCATATCCGAGCTTTCAG AAGTTCATGGTGAAATTCGTATCACCTCTCTTCAAAAACGTAACAGCATCCAGCGCTGAAACGCAGCTCAAATTGATTGCTATCAAATGGGCATGTCTAGTCGATAATCCAGAGTGTCAGAGCTATATGAAAAAACT TTCCAACGTGCCTAATTACCTCAAAAAAACTCACCAATGCACCCTGGCGAGATTCGGCGGAAAGCTGGAATGGGATTTTCTACTCTCGAAAATCTCTGTCGCTTCGAATAgagaaacaaaattgaaactcTTATCAGCTTTGCCGTGCTTTCAGGTGGAATGGATCCTTCAGCT ACTTTTGAGCGACATAATGACCGAAGGGAAAATCGACGAACACGAAACTCTGGAATTACTTCGCAGCTTTCGTCAAAATCCAATGGCTTCTCGATCGGCATTCAAATTTCTCCGAAGATACTGGAATGAGATTTTCCaaag GTTTTCAAAATCGTATCCAATCCTGAAAGCGTTCGTCCAAGCATCTGCTAGCGGTATTATGGATGAACAAGATATCAAAGAC tttcagattttcaaagaGAAACACTTCGACAGTTTGAAGTTCTTGGGACACACTATAGGAGTTGCTGAGGCCGAAGCCAGGTCAAGGAATTTATGGCTCAAGGAGAATCTGATCGCGGTTCAACGGTGGCTGGACGATTATATCAGACCAACGATATAG